A genomic stretch from Salvelinus namaycush isolate Seneca chromosome 25, SaNama_1.0, whole genome shotgun sequence includes:
- the LOC120020070 gene encoding rhodopsin kinase grk7a-like produces MCDMGGLDNLVANTAYLKAQGGDDKEMKKRRRSLSLPPAEQCATIRTTIDKNFESLCERQPIGKKFFRQFLTATPEYINATEYLDELNDWDLAEGADKDKQRANMMKKFCKADSNNFLTYLTGEVADKCKAVTDNDFDEVMNVKVKEATREFLKDKPFTDYQTSPFFDKFLQWKEYEKQPISDKTFYEFRTLGKGGFGEVCAVQVKNTGQMYASKKLCKKRLKKKHGEKMALLEKQILEKVNSLFLVNLAYAYDTKTHLCLVMTLMNGGDLRYHIYYVSEKTKGIEMARIIYYTAQICTGILHLHEMDIIYRDMKPENVLLDSFGQCRLSDLGLAVELPAGKTISQKAGTGAYMAPEILNEVPYRTSVDWWALGCSIYEMVAAYTPFKGPESGKQKVEKEEVQRRICKEEPPWEHKNFDAPTKAIIQEFLKKKTDERLGCKGGGEDPRKHEWFKSINFPRLEAGLIDPPWVPKPNVVYAKDTGDIAEFSEIKGIVFDANDEKFFKEIGTGAVAIPWQQEMIDTNLFDELNDPNRKECAGGDDGEGKSGTCTLL; encoded by the exons ATGTGTGACATGGGGGGATTGGATAACCTGGTGGCCAACACGGCCTACCTGAAAGCCCAGGGTGGCGACGACAAGGAGATGAAAAAGCGTCGTCGGAGTTTGTCACTGCCCCCAGCCGAGCAGTGTGCCACCATCCGGACTACCATTGATAAGAACTTTGAGTCGCTCTGTGAGAGGCAGCCAATCGGCAAGAAGTTCTTTCGGCAGTTCCTGACTGCTACCCCAGAGTACATCAATGCCACTGAGTACCTGGACGAGCTGAATGACTGGGATCTGGCGGAAGGCGCTGACAAGGACAAGCAGAGGGCGAACATGATGAAAAAGTTTTGCAAGGCCGACTCCAATAACTTTCTGACCTACCTCACCGGGGAGGTAGCCGACAAGTGTAAGGCAGTGACGGACAATGACTTTGACGAAGTGATGAATGTCAAGGTGAAGGAAGCCACACGGGAGTTTCTGAAAGACAAGCCCTTCACGGACTACCAAACTAGCCCCTTCTTTGACAAATTCCTGCAGTGGAAGGAGTACGAGAAGCAGCCCATCAGTGATAAAACCTTTTATGAGTTCAGAACTCTGGGTAAGGGAGGTTTCGGAGAG GTATGTGCCGTACAGGTGAAGAACACAGGCCAGATGTATGCCTCCAAGAAGCTGTGCAAGAAGCGCCTGAAGAAGAAACATGGTGAGAAGATGGCCCTGCTGGAGAAGCAGATCCTGGAAAAGGTCAACAGTCTGTTTCTTGTCAACCTGGCCTACGCCTATGACACCAAGACCCACCTGTGCCTTGTCATGACCCTGATGAACGGCGGTGACCTCAGGTACCACATCTATTACGTCAGTGAGAAGACCAAGGGTATTGAGATGGCACGCATCATCTACTACACAGCGCAGATCTGCACAGGCATTCTTCATCTGCATGAAATGGATATCATATATCGTGACATGAAGCCAGAGAACGTGCTGCTGGACAGCTTTGGCCAGTGCCGACTCTCTGATCTGGGTCTGGCCGTGGAGCTACCTGCTGGAAAGACCATCTCCCAGAAG GCTGGAACCGGAGCGTACATGGCCCCTGAGATCCTGAACGAAGTTCCCTACAGGACATCGGTCGACTGGTGGGCGCTGGGCTGCAGTATTTACGAGATGGTGGCTGCCTACACCCCATTCAAAGGTCCCGAATCCGGGAAGCAGAaggtggagaaggaggaggtgCAACGGCGCATCTGCAAAGAGGAACCCCCATGGGAACACAAGAACTTTGACGCGCCCACCAAGGCCATCATCCAGGAGTTCCTCAAGAAGAAGACTGATGAACGCCTGGGCTGCAA gggaggaggtgaggacccCCGTAAGCACGAGTGGTTCAAGTCCATCAACTTTCCTCGTCTGGAGGCTGGTTTGATCGACCCCCCTTGGGTGCCCAAGCCCAACGTGGTCTATGCCAAGGACACTGGCGACATTGCTGAGTTCTCCGAGATCAAGGGCATTGTGTTCGACGCCAACGATGAGAAGTTCTTCAAGGAGATTGGCACGGGAGCCGTGGCCATTCCGTGGCAACAGGAGATGATCGATACGAACCTGTTTGACGAGCTGAACGACCCCAACAGGAAAGAGTGTGCTGGGGGTGATGACGGGGAGGGGAAGTCTGGCACGTGCACATTGCTGTGA